The Fluviispira sanaruensis sequence TCAGCTTGGAGCCGCACAGACATCTATATTTTTTAATTTCGTGCCAGTTTTTACAGTTCTAGTTTCACTCTTTTTAGGACATCCTATTTATTTTATCCAAGTTGTTGGTGGAGCAATTATTCTCTGCGGTGTGATTATTTCTTCGAATGTTATTAGGCTGCCCATTAATGCAAATTAAAGATATTCAAGCTTAAAAAAATAATTTATAAATTTTCGTTTAATAGACATAAAAATATTGCGAAATTTATAAAGCATTGAATCAGTCGAGAGTTTTTACTTTTAACTACTTAGTAAGATCTGCTTTTAAAAATTCAAAAGGTTTGGATTCTCCAAATAAACGAGCATTATTTCCTGAATAAACCTTTCCACCCGTAAGAGTTAATTTCTTAATTGGTGCCCTTTTTGAGAAATTTAAACCTTTAAAATCAACCCAAAATGTATTTGGTGTTGTAACTGAATCAAAATAATAAACCTTATTTTTCTGATCTGAAACGGTTCGCCAAATGGTAGAGGAAATGTTTGGTTGATCCTGAGACGAAATTCCTAATGGAACAGATACACTGCGAACAACACTTAAAGTGCTTGCAATAGCTTGATATACAAATTTTTTCTCAGGTATTGCATTGATATAATTATTAGAGATGCTTGTAGGTAAAGACTTTATTAAGAAAGAAGCTCTCGCAAATCGATCTGCAGCACGATTGGTTCCTGGTAAAAAATTTTTCTCCGAATAATTATCTTTAATAAATGTTATTCAATTAAAATATTGCCAAATTTCAATATCAAAGTTTAAATCTGCGCTTTTTTTTTTTAAAATTTAAAATAAAATTCTTCAACTTTATTATTATAATTATATATTTTTGATATTTATGAATTTTTGTAGGCAAAAAATTTTATTAAAAATTCATCTCGCTGTCTTCAATAATGGTATAGAGATAGCTCACCATATATTTTTCTTAAATGTTCTTTTAAGTTTTACTAAATTGAGATAGTCTGTCCCGCATATGTTGTATTCCATTTTTATCCATAGTAGATATAAAGCGCTGCATATAAAACAAAAAACAAGAAGGAAATCTATGTCTTTTTCTCTTTGTATTATTTTTTACTTACTAACAGGTGCTATTGCCGGACTTTTAGCTGGACTTCTCGGCATTGGTGGTGGAGCTATTGTTGTTCCAACCCTTGCATTTATCTTCCTGCACAATGGCATGCCAAAAGAACACATCATGCATTTAGCAATTGGCACATCATTGACTGCCATGTTTTTTACTTCCTTTTTTTCGAGCTATTCTCATCATAAAAAAGGACGAGTCGAGTGGGATATCCTTTTAAAAACTGCACCAGGAATATGCTTAGGTGTTTTTGTAGGAGCTTTTTTTTCTGCAAGAATGAATACAGATACTCTTACAATCGTATTTGCAATTTATTTGATTTTTATTTCCATTCAAATGTTCCTTAAAAAAGATAAAGTAACAGAAAAAAAACACCTCTTTAAAGATTCAAAACCAACGCTGGCTGGTGGTGGAGTGATAATAGGTTTGCTGTCGGGGCTCTTAGGAGTGGGAGGAGGAACGCTCACTGTACCTTTTCTAACCTATCTTGGCAAAAGTGTGCACAAAGCAATTGGTACATCTGCAGCCTGTGGATTTCTTATCACAATCGTTGGTACTATGAGTTTCACCTTATTAAGCAGTGAAGCTAAAAATCTTCCAGAAGGATCAATTGGATTTATTTATCTACCAGCAGCTCTTGGAGTTACAGTTATGAGCTCAATTTTTGCGCCTATTGGGGCAAAAATATCGGGACAATTGTCTCCAAAAGTTTTACTCAAATGTTTTTCGATACTATTGTTTGCAGTAGCGGTAAAAATGCTCGTTTAATATTGCTTAAAACAATTTCTCAAGCTGAGTTCCAACCATAGGCGCAAAAAGAAAGCCACTTTTGTGCGCTCCCGCGCACACATATCCAGTCAATTGATCACATTTTATATTAAGCTTTTCAATGACTAATTCACTATGGCCATAACCTACTCTCAAACCTGTTTTGTATTCCAAATTCTTTATTTTTTCCTTTGCTAAATAAGGATCATTTGCAAAAGATTCAGAGCAAAGTTTTATAAGTTCCTTATTTTTTTCTAATAGATCAGTTTCATCGAAGACGTTAATATCATCGATTTTGAGAGTGGAAGCTGAGATTGATTGATTATCAATTGGACCACTCATTGTCACTTTAGTTTTCATATTCTCAGCAACTCTTTCCATGAGAACATATTCTTCACTATAATTTTCAAAAATATTGTTCCCATAAAATGTTGTACCCACAGTTATTCTTTTTGCTTTTTTCATTTGATCCGGAATGGGTATCTCAAGATCTTTCAATAAAGACTCTGTCCATGCTCCTGTGCAAAAAATAATTTTATGCTGAAGACCTTCTTCGCTTAGTTTCTCCAGTTCGTTTTTCGTAAAAATTTTATTTATAAAGTTTACTTTTCGTTTAACTAATACATCTGTTAGCAGTTGCATGAGAACAAATGAATTGA is a genomic window containing:
- a CDS encoding linear amide C-N hydrolase; this translates as MTFIKDNYSEKNFLPGTNRAADRFARASFLIKSLPTSISNNYINAIPEKKFVYQAIASTLSVVRSVSVPLGISSQDQPNISSTIWRTVSDQKNKVYYFDSVTTPNTFWVDFKGLNFSKRAPIKKLTLTGGKVYSGNNARLFGESKPFEFLKADLTK
- a CDS encoding sulfite exporter TauE/SafE family protein, whose translation is MSFSLCIIFYLLTGAIAGLLAGLLGIGGGAIVVPTLAFIFLHNGMPKEHIMHLAIGTSLTAMFFTSFFSSYSHHKKGRVEWDILLKTAPGICLGVFVGAFFSARMNTDTLTIVFAIYLIFISIQMFLKKDKVTEKKHLFKDSKPTLAGGGVIIGLLSGLLGVGGGTLTVPFLTYLGKSVHKAIGTSAACGFLITIVGTMSFTLLSSEAKNLPEGSIGFIYLPAALGVTVMSSIFAPIGAKISGQLSPKVLLKCFSILLFAVAVKMLV
- a CDS encoding FAD-dependent oxidoreductase; amino-acid sequence: MKKISIIGSGVLGLSIAEYLSRGKKNGNEIQIISSNNPLAGSYAAAANLATKGQLFGRDKHFQVKLDAKKCYQNWIKNLILEVEVDLKIKSVFKLGLGIDFFSSHYNRDKQYKRVKQDDDELKNKNLPLDFILKEGERKIKYQQEAWVNSFVLMQLLTDVLVKRKVNFINKIFTKNELEKLSEEGLQHKIIFCTGAWTESLLKDLEIPIPDQMKKAKRITVGTTFYGNNIFENYSEEYVLMERVAENMKTKVTMSGPIDNQSISASTLKIDDINVFDETDLLEKNKELIKLCSESFANDPYLAKEKIKNLEYKTGLRVGYGHSELVIEKLNIKCDQLTGYVCAGAHKSGFLFAPMVGTQLEKLF